The Flavobacterium sp. M31R6 nucleotide sequence GTTAAACAGGTTTGTAAATTTAGGTACTTTTAAGTTTGTAAAAAATGAATTTAAAGTAGATGATTCAATTCCAGATGCATTAAATGCATATTATTATCTAACGTTGTTGCCCAAAAAGTTTCTTCGTTTTGAAGTAGGAGCCAGCACCAATTCGGCAGGATATACAGGAACTGAAGCAAAAATTAATTGGAACAACAGAAACTTTTTTGGCGGTGCCGAATTGTTTACGCTTTCCTTATTTGGAGGGATTGATTTTCAAGTTTCAGGTAAGAATGGAGGACACGATATTTATACTTTTGGAGGGGAAGCGAGTTTGGTATGGCCTCGTTTAGTCGCTCCTTTTAAATGGCAAAATTCGAGTGAATTTGTTCCAAGAACCAAAGTGCTTCTCCGCTATGAACGTCAAAGCAAAGCCGATCAGTATACTTTGAATTCTTTCAAAACTTCTTTCGGCTATTTATGGAAAGAGAGCGTCAGAGCAGAACACGAATTGAAAGTGTTGGAAATTAATTATGTAAGTCCAAAAGATGTAACGGATTCATATCTAGAAGAAATTAAGACAAATCCATCATTAGGAAAAGTAATCGAAAAACAATTAATTTTTGGCCCAACCTATTCTTATACGTTTACCAATACGATGCAAAAAAGAAAAAAGCATACGGTGTATTTCAATGGTGAATTGGATTTAGCGGGGAATGTTACAGGATTGCTTATGGGAGCAAATGCCAAAAAAGGCGATACCATCAAGTTCTTTGACGTGCCTTTCAGTCAATTTGTAAAAGTCAAAGGAGATTTCAGGCATTACCTAAAACTCGGTGAAAACAGCAAATTAGCCACTAGATTAATTGCCGGTGCAGGATATGCCTATGGAAACAATACCGTGATGCCGTCATCCAGACAGTTTGTCGCCGGTGGACCCAATAGTATTCGAGCATTTAGATCACAATCATTAGGGCCGGGAAGTTATAAAAATCTTGACCCAAATGCTGAGTTTTTAGAAGATCAATTGGGGGATATAAAATTAGAATTCAATACTGAATACCGGACCAAATTATTCAGCATAGTAAACGGAGCTTTGTTTTTGGATGCGGGAAATATTTGGCTTCTGAATGAAGATAAAAATAAACCCGGTGGTCAGATTTCAAAAGATTTTATGAAACAGATTGCGGTCGGAGTAGGAGCGGGATTGCGTTTTGATTTTTCTTTTTTAATCCTCCGAACCGATCTTGCTTTCCCCATCAGACAGCCGTATTTGATTAACGGAAGTAATTGGGTGATTGATGCTGTCAATTTTGGAAGCGGATCTTGGCGAAAAGATAATCTAATGCTCAATATCGCAATTGGTTATCCTTTTTGATATTGTTTTTTGCTAAAAAAAGACACGAACTACAGTTTCTGTAATTCGTGTCTTTAGTGAATTCGTGTTTTTTAATCCTAATGCGTAGTTTCTTCGTTCTCAAAAATCAACTCCAAACCATTCGAAATTAATTTCTCGATTTCAGGACGTTGTTTTTTTAGGTTTTCCAAATGCAAAAGCAACTGCTGCATTAAATTCATTTCATTTCGAGTATTTAAAAGCTCAATCAATTCCACAGAAAGTAACCAATCATTTGGATGATTATTTTGAAGTTTTTCAAAAATAGGTTCCAATGAAGCTGTTGTGTCATTAGATTCGCGAATGCTTCTTACGGTTTGGTACAGTACTTCCAGATCGTCTCTTTCAGCAGTTTGTTTGGCTTTGATGGTTTTGCTCGAAGGAACGTGCGAAATCAAATTAAAACTGCTTACATCAGCTGGCCCAGAAAAAGCCGAAACTAGTTTTTTACCCACAGCCATGTCATAATTGCCCCATTCCGGTTTGAATAAAACAGTGTCTCCGTGTGTAACCGTACAGTTTTTGAAACAAATTAAGATAATCTCTCCATGTAGATTCCTTTTTCCGGTAATGATTTCTCCAACCACTTTTATATCACCTTCAAATTCCAGAGTTGCAGTTTGTCCTTCATAAACGCCATATGCTTTTAAGTCACGCGGACTCATATCTTCAATGGCTAGATTAATACCTTTTAGTTTTCCTATTGGACTACCAAAACCTTCCGGATGCGTGCTGGTTCCATGACCAACCAATTCTTTTTCGCGATACGATAAAGCAGTTTCGCCTGTGGTTTGAAAGTAAATTGGTTTTCCTTCCTGTTCGATAACATTCGTGAAAACTCCCGAAATTTGTAAACCAGTACTCATTTCAATAGTTCCCAATGCTTTCGAATGAATTAGTTTTTTTATGCCCGACAGTCCTCCTGTACGCAAAGCCATAGTATTGGCAAACTCTTCCAAAATCAAACTCAAATAAGCAAAATCTGGAGTTACATACAGTTGCGGTTGTAATTTGGTAATATCAAAACTTTGGTGAACTGCCGAGAAATCATAAGGGATTTTTTTTACGTTATCTGTCATACACCAAGCGCTTTCGCCAATGGATGACAATAAACCGGCTCCGTAAATTTTAGGGTTTTCCAATGTGCCTATTAAACCATATTCAACTGTCCACCAATGCAGGTTTCTGATTTGGGCCATCTCAGATAATTCACCCATATTGTTTTGAAGGTCCTCAACCGCTTTTTCGGCAGCTTCGATTTCTGCTTTTGGTGTTCCTTCTGCTTCTTTCAAAATAGAAAGCAACCGAATGGCTTCATACATTTCGTAATCTTTATGCGAAGAAATGGCTTTACAGCCTATTTCGCCAAAACGGCGCAGGTATTCCGCATATTCTGGATTCGCAATAATAGGGGCGTGGCCGGCACCTTCGTGAATAATATCTGGTGCGGGTGTATATTCAATATGTTCGAGTTGGCGAATGTCTGATGCAATGACCAAAACATTATACGCCTGAAATTCCATAAAGGCATTTGGTGGGATAAAGCCATCAACCGCCACAGCAGCCCAGCCAATTTCACTAAGTATGCGGTTCATACCATACATACTCGGAATGTTGTCTACTTCAATACCCGTTTTTTTCAATCCTTCAAGATAGGAACTGTGAGCTACCTTAGAGAGATAATTCACGTTTTTACGCATTACATATCGCCAAACTGCTTGGTTAATTGGGGTATAATCGCTGTAATCCTGAGCTTTGATAAACTGTTTTAAATGTTTAGGCAATCGTTCTAATAATGGATTGCTTTCTATTTTTGTGTTCATAACGAAATCGATGTAGTTTATATGCAAAAGTACAATTTAAAGAGGCTTAAAAGAAGTTTTTTAACTATGATTTTAGCAAATTTATAGATTCAAAATCTAACCGTAATGATTCCAATGCAGAATTTTGGTTTATGTAATGTTGCGCCATAATAATATTAGGGCGCGCCTATTAATATTGGAGGTGTCGCCTTTGTTTTTAATAGGCACGCCTTCAGTTTTCATAGGCGCACCATATATTTTACTAGGCGTCGCGTATCTTTTTGATAGGCACGCCTATCGATTTTGAAGGTGTCGCCTTTGTTTTTGATAGGCGCGCGTCTAGATTGTTTAGGCGTGCTATAATTTTAAGTAGGCATGCCTATTGTTTAGGTAGGCATGCCTATGATTTTGGCAGGTACGCCTATAATTTAAGTAGGCTCTCCTATGATTTAGGTAGGCGTGTTTATAGTTTAAGTAAGCGTGCCTATGGTTTTGACGAGCTAGGTGAAATTTTGTATAAACTGCAAAAAGCTTTCTATTTAACTCTGGACTGGGGATTAACTCTTGAGTATTAAATTTTGATAATTTTTAATATTGCATATTTAAGTATTCCTTAAAAATAATTGTTTCAATTTATCAACATAAAAAAACCGCATTATTTTTATTGCGGTTTTTGTTTTAGATTATAAAAGCGGATGCTTCGCTTCATGTCTGAAATACTCAATTTTGTGATGGAACATTTCTGCCATCATTTTGCCTCTGAGTTTGGCTTCATCAGCATTTTTACCTGTAAATAAACTATCCACAGTTTTAGTGAAAATTTCCATCCAGCGGTTAAAATGCTCTTTCTCGACAGGAAGTTGTTTGTGTGGTGGAAAAGGACTTCCGGAATACGTGTGTTCTTCCAGTAGAATAGTTTGCCAAAAGCGGTACATTTTCTCTAAATGTTCGGGCCAGCGGTCACCTATTTTTTCGTTGAAAATAGAGCCAATCAGTTCGTCTTTTCGCACATTAGAGTAGAATGTATCTACCATTAATTGAATATCTTCTATGTTTGTTATGTCTTTGTTTGTCATGATTTCTGAGTATAAAAAAACCTACACAAAGGTAGGTTTTTTAAAAACTAAATTATTTTTTCTTTTCTTTATTTTCCTTTGTTTCAGGTTTTGCAGGCGGATATTGTGCTAAAATTTGGGTGACAATATCATTGACAATTGCGTCTTTTTCATTCATGTCTTTAGAAAGGGTTCCGGTTCCTTCACCTTGCCAGATCAGTTCTTTCTTTTTGGCGTCGATTAGGTCAATGTATAATGTTCCTTCAGTAGAGGAACTAACAGTAGTCTGTCCTCCATACATATAAGGATTCCATCCCCAACCCCAACCGTAGCCATAACCGGCATTGAATTGGTTTACGCTGATTTCTTCGCGGGATTTGGTGAAAATGTTAACCAATAAATCGGGAGTTTCACTTTTGGTAAATCCTTTGGATTGCATTTGTCGATCGATGGCGTTCAGAATTCTTTTTTTATCCAAATCAGAAATCTCTACTTTGTCAATTCCGGATTTCATAAAGGCAAAAGTTTTGTATTGGGTAAAATCAACCGATTTGTCATAATCAGAATATACTTTTACAGTGTCACACGAAGAAACTATAAAAAGTAATAATAAGGGTAGGAGCTTAAATGTTTTCATATTTTTATGTGATTAATGTTGAATCAAATTTAGCACAAAAATCGTACCAATTTGATTACTCTAAGGTAGTTAAAAAAAATGATTTTTCAAAGATCTCTACTAAATACATTTGTCTGCAGTCAGCTGTGTTAGCCCTGATAATAGTGAAAAGCATTTTTTGTTAAACGAGTATTTTTTTCTTGAACAAAAAAAGCGACCAAAGGAAGCTCTTTTTGTTCTTAGAAAAAAACGAGTTTATGAAAAATCTTGAAGCGAATAGCAGGATTAGCTCCTGAAAATTTCTTTAGATTTTATTTTTATCTACTGAATCTGCAAAAATCTGCGTGCCAATTTTTTTATGTCACGCAGATTCAGCAGATTTAAAATGATTTTATGTGTATTTTTTATGTGCTTTATTCTAATAATTTATCATCCACCAAATTGGGTAGCGTCACTTTCAACAATGGTTCGACTTCCATAGCACGTTTTATGGCAAAAACAGCTCCTTCGTTACGAGCCCAGCTGCGTCTTGAGATTCCGTTATTGACATCCCAAAAAAGCATCGAAGCCAAGCGTCTAGAAGCTTCTTTGGAACCATCCAGCACCATTCCGAAACCACCGTTGATGACTTCACCCCAGCCAACGCCACCACCATTATGTATGGAAACCCAAGTAGCGCCTCGGAAACTGTCTCCAATCACGTTTTGAATCGCCATATCGGCCGTGAAACGGGATCCGTCATAAATATTGGAAGTTTCTCTGTAGGGAGAATCGGTTCCCGAAACGTCGTGATGATCACGGCCTAAAACAACCAATCCTATTTCGCCTTTGGCAATAGCCTGATTGAACGCTTCGGCAATTTTTACACGACCTTCGGCATCGGCATATAAGATTCTGGCTTGAGAACCCACAACCAATTTATTTTCTTGTGCGCCTTTTATCCACTGAATATTATCCTGCATTTGTTGCTGAATTTCAATCGGAGCAGTTTTGGCCATTTCTTCCAAAACTTGACAGGCAATGGTATCAGTTTTGGCTAAATCTTCAGGCTTTCCAGAAGTACAAACCCAACGGAAAGGTCCAAAACCATAATCGAAACACATAGGTCCCATAATGTCCTGCACATAACTCGGGTATCTGAAATCAATATCATTCTCGGCCATAATATCAGCACCAGCACGGGAAGCTTCCAGTAGAAAGGCATTTCCGTAATCAAAGAAATAAGTTCCTTTGGCCGTATGTTTATTAATAGCGGCTGTGTGACGGCGCAATGTTTCCTGTACTTTTTCCTTGAATAAATCAGGATTATTTGCCATCATATCATTGGCTTCTTCAAATGAAATTCCAACCGGATAATACCCTCCTGCCCACGGATTGTGAAGCGAAGTTTGGTCGGAACCCAAATCAATATAAAGGTTTTCTTCGTCAAATCGTTCCCAAACATCTACAATGTTCCCAAGGTATGCGATAGAAACGGTTTCGTTATTGGCTTTCGCCAAAGCAACTCTTTTGACCAATTCGTCAATATTCTCAACCACTTCATTTATCCAGCCTTGACTGTGGCGAATGTGGGTAATTTTTGCATTTACCTCGGCACAAACTGTGATACAGCCTGCAATATTTCCCGCTTTGGGTTGCGCGCCACTCATTCCTCCCAATCCGGAAGTTACGAATAAGCCTCCTTTTGGGGAGCGTTTTATTTTTCTGAAACCATTCAAAACCGTGATTGTCGTTCCGTGCACAATTCCCTGCGGCCCTATGTACATATAACTTCCTGCGGTCATTTGTCCGTATTGGGAAACGCCTAAGGCATTCATTTTTTCCCAGTCATCAGGTTGAGAATAATTCGGGATTACCATTCCGTTGGTAACCACAACTCTTGGTGCTTCCTTGTGAGAAGGAAATAATCCCATCGGATGCCCAGAATACATTGTCAACGTTTGCTCATCGGTCATTTCCGATAAGTATTTCATCGTCAATAAATATTGTGCCCAGTTTGAGAAAACTGCACCGTTCCCTCCATAAGTAATCAATTCGTGCGGATGTTGCGCCACCGCATAATCCAGATTGTTCTGAATCATAAGCATAATGGCTTTGGCTTGCTCGCTTTTTCCAGGATATTCCGAGATTGGTCGGGCATACATTCTATAATCGGGACGCAAACGGTACATATAAATACGTCCGTAAGTTTCTAGTTCGTTGCGAAATTCAGGGATTAATTCAGCGTGGTGTTTTGGCTCAAAATAGCGCAAAGCATTCCGAAGCGCCAGTTTTTTGTCGTCGTCCGACAAGATTTCTTTCCGTTTAGGCGCGTGATTAATGTTTGCCTCATACGGTTTTGGCTGTGGTAATATAGAAGGGATTCCTTGTTGTATTTGTTCTTGAAAAGTCATTTTTTTTGTTTTTAAAATCTAAAATTAAATTTGTTCTAATGAGCAACACTTTGGGCGTGACCACAATAGAAAAAGGGGCTGATATAGGTGGGTCTTGAGTCGCCCCTTTCCCTATTGCGGTCGGGCTATCCACGCTACTTCGGTAGCTAGTTTCTATCCCTCACGCGCATCCGTAAATCAAGACCTTTTTTGGAAAATTAGAAATAACTTTTTCAAAAGATTTCTAAATATTCAATTGTCTTTGTTGCTTTTGTATGTACTAAAAAACAACATCCACTAGGGATAACGTATATCCGACCTGTGGTAGGACTTGTGGATTTTAATTTTATATTTTAAAGAAAGGATGTCCATTTCTGTGTATTTAATTTTAAAAAGAATTCTGTAACCTGAAATCTAAATTCTGCGTTCTGTTATCTGAAAATCTACTTCTTAATTTGCCCCGTTTTTTTATCAAATCCATAGGGACAATGGCGACAACCACTTTTGCAGCAATATCCTCTTTTCAAATGGTATTTTTCGGTAAAGCATTTGTATCCTTCGGGAGTGTAATAAAAATCTTCTCCCTCAGTTAATTTATTTTCATTACTTTGTTCTGCCATTCTTTATTTATGCTTGAAATTCTCAATTAGGCGATTGTGTTTTTCTTTAATTTGGACTAAATTGCCTGTACAAATCTATAAATTTTATAACCAATGTTTGTTATTGTTGTCAAATATTTAATTCCTAAAGGATATCGCGGGCTAACAGTCTTTCCTTTTGTGTTTATAAAATACGCATTTGATTCGGAAAATAAAGTACTTGTCAATCACGAAAAAATTCACCTCCGACAGCAATTGGAACTACTAATCTTGCCTTTTTTTGTTTGGTATTTTGTGGAATATGCGGTACGTTTGCTGCAGTATAAAAACGCCAATTTGGCCTATAGAAATATTAGTTTTGAAAGAGAAGCTTATGCCAATGAACAGCATTTGAATTACCTTGAAACGAGAACATATTTTAGTTTTTTAAACTATTTAAAAACTAATAAACCCTAAATTTTGAATCAGAAAATAACATACGAATTGCCTAATGGAATTTCACTTGAGATCAAGCGGGAAGATTTGCTTCATCCTTTTATATCGGGGAATAAATTTAGGAAGTTAAAGTACAACTTGCTTCAGGCAAAAGCCGAAAATCAGGAAACCGTTCTGACTTTTGGTGGTGCTTATTCCAATCATATTGCTGCGGTAGCGTATGCTGGAAAGGAACAGGGTTTTAAAACTATCGGTGTGATTCGCGGAGATGAATTGGGCGATAAAATTGCCGAAAATCCAACTTTGCAGTTTGCTCAAGAATGTGGGATGCAATTCGAGTTTGTTACCAGAGAAGCTTATCGATTCAAAACCGAACCTGATTTTATAGCCAACCTAAAAAGTAAATTCGGATCATTTTACCTTGTTCCAGAAGGCGGTACTAATGAGTATGCCATAAAAGGATGCGAAGAAATACTCATTGAAGAAGACGCTAAGTTTGATTACATATGTTGTGCGGTAGGAACGGGTGGTACCATTTCGGGGATTATCAACAGTGCATTTCCACACCAAAAAGTTTTGGGATTTCCAGCATTAAAAGGAGACTTTTTAAAAGATGAAACGCCCATGAATAAATTTTCTTCCAATTTAAATGAAAAAGGCGTTCCTGACGACCTTAGGCAAATAACTACTTTTTCGGAAGAAATTCGTAAATTTGCCACCAACGAAAATTGGGAATTAATAACCGATTATCATTTTGGGGGCTACGGAAAAGTAAATGAAGAATTGATTCAGTTTATAAATCAGTTTTATAAACAAACACAAGTTCCATTAGACCCCATTTATACTGGAAAGATGGTTTTTGGCGTTATAGATTTAATTCAGAAAGACTATTTCCCCCATAATTCCAAAATTCTATTGATTCATACAGGAGGATTGCAGGGAATCCAGGGAATGAATACGCTTTTGAAAAAGAAGAATAAAACAGTGATTCAATTTCAATAGCAATGGCAAAAATCAATGCCAAATAATAATATTGTAAATCAAAAACATGGTCAAGAAAATATTTTTATTTCTCTTAATTGCAACCCTTATAAGTTGTGGTTCATCGAAACCAACAATCGTTACTACAAAAAAACCAGTGGGATGGAAATATTCCAAACCAATCCAAAACGGAAACAGTAGTAACACGGCAACTCAGTCCAGTTCAAAACCAATAAGTACAAATGAAATAACCAGAGCCTATATCGCACAATACAGTGGTGTTGCGATGAGTAATATGAAAACCTACGGAATTCCTGCCAGTATTATTTTGGCGCAGGGAATTTTGGAATCGGGAGCTGGAAAAGGGGATTTGGCTATGACAGCCAATAATCATTTCGGAATCAAGTGCCATAATGATTGGAGAGGTGATAAAGTCTATAAAGATGATGATTCTGCAAATGAATGTTTTAGGAAATACAATCAAGCCTCCGAGTCCTATCAAGATCATGCGATGGTATTGACGAGTAAAAAAAGATATGCCAATTTGTTTACATTGCCAAAAGGAGATTACAAAGCATGGGCAAAAGGCTTGAGAGAAGCTGGTTACGCCACTGATCCTAGATATCCGGAAAAATTAATAAGCTATATTGAAACCTATAATTTGAGTCAGTACGACACCAAAGTTTTAGGAAAACAAATGGCAAAGGAAGAATCTAAAGTTTTGCTTCAGGACAATTTTGGCGCTGATGAAGCCAGTTTGTATGAAATCCAAAAAGGAGATACTTTTTATTCGGTTTCCAAAAAATTCAATTTGACCGTGGAAGAATTAAAACAGAAAAATAATCTAACAGAAAATACACTTTCGATAGGGCAGAAGTTGATAGTAAAATAAGTTGACAGTATTCAGTTTTTAGTATTCAGTCAAATCTAAAATCTGAAGTCAAAAATCTAAAATTTAAAATCGTAATGATATACCAAAGAAGTAGTCAGCTTTTTGCTGAAGCAGAAAAAGTAATCCCAGGGGGAGTAAATTCACCAGTAAGAGCTTTTAAAGCCGTCGGGGGAACACCAATATTCGTAAAAAGTGCCAAAGGAGCTTATTTGTATGATGAAGATGGAAACCGATTGATCGATTATATCAATTCATGGGGGCCAATGATTTTGGGACACGCCTACGAACCAGTGGTGGAAGCCGTAATCGAAAAAGCCAAACTAGGAACATCTTTCGGTATGCCAACCGAATTGGAAACTCAAATCGCAGCACTTGCAGTATCTATGGTTCCGAATATTGACAAAATCCGATTCGTGAATTCTGGGACAGAGGCTTGTATGAGCGCGGTGCGTTTGGCTCGTGGATTTACCAAGAGAGACAAAATCATCAAATTCGCTGGTTGCTATCACGGTCATTCTGATTCGTTTTTGATTCAGGCGGGGAGTGGGGCAGTTACTTTTGGAACACCAAACAGTCCGGGTGTAACAGCAGGAACAGCCAAAGATACTTTGCTTGCCAAATACAATGATTTGGAGAATGTGAAGACTTTAATAGAAGCTAATAAAAATGAAATTGCTGCCATAATTGTCGAGCCTGTTGCAGGAAATATGGGATGTATTCCACCTGTTAAAGGATTTTTGGAAGGATTACGTGAGTTGTGTACGGCAAATGGAATTCTGCTGATTTTCGATGAGGTAATGACAGGCTTTAGATTGGCCAGAGGTGGTGTTCAGGAATTGTTCAACATCAATGCAGATATTGTTTGTTTCGGAAAAGTAATTGGGGGTGGATTGCCTGTTGGGGCTTTTGCGGCACGAGCCGAAATTATGAATTACCTGGCACCATTGGGACCTGTTTATCAAGCAGGAACTTTATCAGGAAATCCATTGGCAATGGCAGCCGGATTGGCAATGTTACAAGCATTGGATAACGACAGAGAAATTTTCAAAAGACTGGAAGAAAAAACAGCTTATTTAGGCGCAGGAATCGAAAGAGTTTTGAAAGCCAATAATGTCGTTTTTACGATCAATCAAATAGGTTCAATGATTTCGGTTCATTTTGATGCAAATCCAGTAACCGATTTTCAATCGGCTGCAGCAGGAGATAATGAAACCTTCAAGAAATTCTTCCACGGATTGGTAGCCGAAGGAGTTTATATAGCGCCATCTGCTTACGAAACTTGGTTCATCACCGATGCACTGACTTATGAAGATTTGGATTTTACCATTAATGCAATTGATAAAGTTTCTAAAACATTTTAATTCGATATTGAATATTCCTGCAAGGTTTTTTCAAACCTTGTAGGTATGTTTGAAAACGACTTCATAACAATTTACACCTACAAGGTTAGAAAAAAACCTTGCAGGAGTAAAAAACGAATTCCACACCCGAGCGATAGCGAACGGACGAAGTAAATCAGCGCATTTCAATTTGTGCTAATTAGTGGAATTCGTGTTTAATTTTTATTGCTTTCTACATTCCTCCACTTCTTCTTTCTTTCATTTTTGCTTTATTCTCTTCTCTCAAGTCAAGCCATTTTTGATATTGATCGGCAGATAAAACGGCTTTCATTTTAGCTTCAGTATCTGCTTTTTCGGCTTGCATTTGAGTTTTAAAAGCAGTTCTTTCTTCAGTTGTCATTTTTTCTCCAGTTGCTTTTCGGGTATTTTTTTGAGCTTTTAGATCTTGGGCTTTGGCGCTTTTCTCTGCTAAAATTTTACCTACGGCTTCTTGTTGTTTGGCATCCAAAGCCAATTCTTTGGTTAAATAAGCCAAATGTTTTTGCTGGCGTTGCTCTGGAGTCATTTTTTCCATATCGGCTCTGTTGGGTTTTGGAGTAGCTTCTTGGGCAAATCCTGTCAGTCCGATTCCAAATGCTAAGGCAATAATCAAATTTTTCATGTTTATTAGTCTTTAAGTTATAGGTGTAAGATGATTGTAATGGTCAAAGGTTTAATGTTTTAACTATAATTTGTGAAAAACTGACATTAGTCATTTGAATTTAAAAAGTGTGTACTATC carries:
- a CDS encoding BamA/TamA family outer membrane protein, with the translated sequence MQSKHSKYLLILCSFFILGCGNTKYLPEGDLLYTGGSVKVEDSIIKRKDRKALETELENLLRPNPNKQILGLRPKLLIYNLAGKPKKDKGFQYWLRTKVGEPPVLFSKVDLEYNASVLRNYTENRGYFKTKVQSDSTRHGKKATAEYTVWPSKQYKIKNVSFPDDSTALGKSIARTQRRTLLILGNAYDLEVIKLERERIDARLKEKGYYFFNPDYILAQVDSSKGDHEVSIRLKIKEETPSKARKPYTINDIIVYPNYSILTDSIAYKKEDIVQYKDFTIIDSAKTFNPRVFDRTLYFKKGDLYNRKNHNLSLNRFVNLGTFKFVKNEFKVDDSIPDALNAYYYLTLLPKKFLRFEVGASTNSAGYTGTEAKINWNNRNFFGGAELFTLSLFGGIDFQVSGKNGGHDIYTFGGEASLVWPRLVAPFKWQNSSEFVPRTKVLLRYERQSKADQYTLNSFKTSFGYLWKESVRAEHELKVLEINYVSPKDVTDSYLEEIKTNPSLGKVIEKQLIFGPTYSYTFTNTMQKRKKHTVYFNGELDLAGNVTGLLMGANAKKGDTIKFFDVPFSQFVKVKGDFRHYLKLGENSKLATRLIAGAGYAYGNNTVMPSSRQFVAGGPNSIRAFRSQSLGPGSYKNLDPNAEFLEDQLGDIKLEFNTEYRTKLFSIVNGALFLDAGNIWLLNEDKNKPGGQISKDFMKQIAVGVGAGLRFDFSFLILRTDLAFPIRQPYLINGSNWVIDAVNFGSGSWRKDNLMLNIAIGYPF
- a CDS encoding aromatic amino acid hydroxylase, translated to MNTKIESNPLLERLPKHLKQFIKAQDYSDYTPINQAVWRYVMRKNVNYLSKVAHSSYLEGLKKTGIEVDNIPSMYGMNRILSEIGWAAVAVDGFIPPNAFMEFQAYNVLVIASDIRQLEHIEYTPAPDIIHEGAGHAPIIANPEYAEYLRRFGEIGCKAISSHKDYEMYEAIRLLSILKEAEGTPKAEIEAAEKAVEDLQNNMGELSEMAQIRNLHWWTVEYGLIGTLENPKIYGAGLLSSIGESAWCMTDNVKKIPYDFSAVHQSFDITKLQPQLYVTPDFAYLSLILEEFANTMALRTGGLSGIKKLIHSKALGTIEMSTGLQISGVFTNVIEQEGKPIYFQTTGETALSYREKELVGHGTSTHPEGFGSPIGKLKGINLAIEDMSPRDLKAYGVYEGQTATLEFEGDIKVVGEIITGKRNLHGEIILICFKNCTVTHGDTVLFKPEWGNYDMAVGKKLVSAFSGPADVSSFNLISHVPSSKTIKAKQTAERDDLEVLYQTVRSIRESNDTTASLEPIFEKLQNNHPNDWLLSVELIELLNTRNEMNLMQQLLLHLENLKKQRPEIEKLISNGLELIFENEETTH
- a CDS encoding group III truncated hemoglobin, with protein sequence MTNKDITNIEDIQLMVDTFYSNVRKDELIGSIFNEKIGDRWPEHLEKMYRFWQTILLEEHTYSGSPFPPHKQLPVEKEHFNRWMEIFTKTVDSLFTGKNADEAKLRGKMMAEMFHHKIEYFRHEAKHPLL
- a CDS encoding DUF4136 domain-containing protein, which encodes MKTFKLLPLLLLFIVSSCDTVKVYSDYDKSVDFTQYKTFAFMKSGIDKVEISDLDKKRILNAIDRQMQSKGFTKSETPDLLVNIFTKSREEISVNQFNAGYGYGWGWGWNPYMYGGQTTVSSSTEGTLYIDLIDAKKKELIWQGEGTGTLSKDMNEKDAIVNDIVTQILAQYPPAKPETKENKEKKK
- a CDS encoding urocanate hydratase is translated as MTFQEQIQQGIPSILPQPKPYEANINHAPKRKEILSDDDKKLALRNALRYFEPKHHAELIPEFRNELETYGRIYMYRLRPDYRMYARPISEYPGKSEQAKAIMLMIQNNLDYAVAQHPHELITYGGNGAVFSNWAQYLLTMKYLSEMTDEQTLTMYSGHPMGLFPSHKEAPRVVVTNGMVIPNYSQPDDWEKMNALGVSQYGQMTAGSYMYIGPQGIVHGTTITVLNGFRKIKRSPKGGLFVTSGLGGMSGAQPKAGNIAGCITVCAEVNAKITHIRHSQGWINEVVENIDELVKRVALAKANNETVSIAYLGNIVDVWERFDEENLYIDLGSDQTSLHNPWAGGYYPVGISFEEANDMMANNPDLFKEKVQETLRRHTAAINKHTAKGTYFFDYGNAFLLEASRAGADIMAENDIDFRYPSYVQDIMGPMCFDYGFGPFRWVCTSGKPEDLAKTDTIACQVLEEMAKTAPIEIQQQMQDNIQWIKGAQENKLVVGSQARILYADAEGRVKIAEAFNQAIAKGEIGLVVLGRDHHDVSGTDSPYRETSNIYDGSRFTADMAIQNVIGDSFRGATWVSIHNGGGVGWGEVINGGFGMVLDGSKEASRRLASMLFWDVNNGISRRSWARNEGAVFAIKRAMEVEPLLKVTLPNLVDDKLLE
- a CDS encoding DUF5522 domain-containing protein, yielding MAEQSNENKLTEGEDFYYTPEGYKCFTEKYHLKRGYCCKSGCRHCPYGFDKKTGQIKK
- a CDS encoding 1-aminocyclopropane-1-carboxylate deaminase/D-cysteine desulfhydrase, with protein sequence MNQKITYELPNGISLEIKREDLLHPFISGNKFRKLKYNLLQAKAENQETVLTFGGAYSNHIAAVAYAGKEQGFKTIGVIRGDELGDKIAENPTLQFAQECGMQFEFVTREAYRFKTEPDFIANLKSKFGSFYLVPEGGTNEYAIKGCEEILIEEDAKFDYICCAVGTGGTISGIINSAFPHQKVLGFPALKGDFLKDETPMNKFSSNLNEKGVPDDLRQITTFSEEIRKFATNENWELITDYHFGGYGKVNEELIQFINQFYKQTQVPLDPIYTGKMVFGVIDLIQKDYFPHNSKILLIHTGGLQGIQGMNTLLKKKNKTVIQFQ
- a CDS encoding glucosaminidase domain-containing protein is translated as MVKKIFLFLLIATLISCGSSKPTIVTTKKPVGWKYSKPIQNGNSSNTATQSSSKPISTNEITRAYIAQYSGVAMSNMKTYGIPASIILAQGILESGAGKGDLAMTANNHFGIKCHNDWRGDKVYKDDDSANECFRKYNQASESYQDHAMVLTSKKRYANLFTLPKGDYKAWAKGLREAGYATDPRYPEKLISYIETYNLSQYDTKVLGKQMAKEESKVLLQDNFGADEASLYEIQKGDTFYSVSKKFNLTVEELKQKNNLTENTLSIGQKLIVK